In Doryrhamphus excisus isolate RoL2022-K1 chromosome 7, RoL_Dexc_1.0, whole genome shotgun sequence, one genomic interval encodes:
- the afap1 gene encoding actin filament-associated protein 1 isoform X3 gives MEQGKKERAMEELVHELRLFLQLLDREYLSAGIREKKTHLSNILNRVISEKELLCKPDIHTGLPAPPQMPLPEIPHPWLPPNAGPPPLPSSSLPEGYYEEAVPLSPGKAPEYITSNFDSDAMSSSYESYDEEEEDDKGQKMRHQWPSEEASMDLVKDAHICAFLLRKKRFGQWSKLLCVIKDNKLLCYKSSKDHTPQMELTLTGCSITHVPKDGKKKRHELRIVHQGADALVLAVQSQEQAEQWLKIMREVCGSGMSELDRSGSPVYKAELEKKSSCDRPSSDGEATPENGHVDKDKDKDNAKGKKNSKSEQKTGTAGKGTGMKITKIIGLGKKKPSMDEQTSSAEEDVPTCGYLNVLSNNRWRERWCRLKDNQLLLHKDQDDLKSHIASLPLRGCEVIPGLDHKHRFAFRLLRNGQEVAVLEASSSEAMGRWLGVLLAETGSTADPATLHYDYIDVETTANVIQLAKQSLCFTSKRAISPNPYLDNPVGSYARPSGTALHYDDVAIDGMSSSTTTGGRPPQEAALYENTAPNKPSSPALSSSATTAATSHYQTPVSDVSSKILTRDTKKQYPAKLKGKMGTPSNGSASKHKADPKHLQKKNGPSDANGTASLKRNTSSAEQVKYGKNRVEADAKRLQAKENELMKKKHEIRNHLTSLKQERKDLRGTLEGTSAGKRSQATLAERLKKVESECRQKEEERVNLELELTEVKGSLKKALNGGVTLGLTIEPKTGSSAVQSPAATRRAQESAAFSSCDTSDAEMCLPVNSATLLRRQPLGIQKASPVRGHVLRKAKEWEQKSGT, from the exons ATGGAACAAGGGAAAAAAGAGCGAG CAATGGAGGAGTTGGTGCACGAGCTCCGCCTGTTCCTCCAACTTCTAGATCGGGAGTATCTTAGCGCCGGAATCCGAGAGAAGAAAACACACCTCTCCAACATCCTCAACAGGGTCATCTCCGAGAAAG AGCTGTTATGTAAGCCAGACATCCACACTGGACTGCCCGCCCCGCCTCAGATGCCACTGCCTGAAATCCCTCACCCGTGGCTG CCCCCAAATGCCGGCCCGCCACCTTTGCCAAGCTCCTCTCTTCCAGAAGGTTACTATGAGGAAGCCGTCCCGTTAAGTCCTGGGAAAGCCCCGGAATACATCACCTCCA ATTTTGATTCTGACGCCATGAGCAGCTCCTACGAGTCATacgacgaggaagaggaggacgacAAGGGCCAGAAGATGCGCCACCAGTGGCCATCTGAGGAGGCGTCTATGGATTTAGTGAAAGACGCCCACATCTGCGCCTTCTTACTGCGGAAGAAACGCTTCGGACAGTGGTCCAAGCTCCTCTGCGTCATTAAGGATAACAAACTTCTG TGCTACAAATCGTCCAAAGACCACACCCCACAGATGGAGCTAACCCTGACGGGCTGCAGCATCACCCACGTCCCCAAAGACGGCAAGAAGAAGAGACACGAACTGAGGATtgtccaccagggggcggaTGCGCTGGTGCTGGCCGTCCAGAGTCAAGAACAGGCAGAGCAGTGGCTCAAG ATCATGAGAGAGGTGTGTGGCAGTGGGATGTCGGAACTGGACCGCTCCGGATCCCCCGTATACAAAGCTGAGCTGGAAAAG AAATCGTCGTGTGACAGACCAAGCTCAGATGGCGAAGCAACGCCTGAGAATGGACACGTGGACAAGGACAAGGACAAGGACAACG CGAAAGGCAAGAAGAATTCCAAGTCAGAGCAGAAGACCGGAACAGCTGGAAAGGGCACCGGGATGAAGATCACCAAGATCATCGGTCTGGGCAAGAAAAAACCTTCGATGGATGAGCAGACCTCATCAGCGGAGGAAGACGTACCAACTTGTG GGTACCTGAACGTGCTGTCCAACAACCGCTGGCGGGAGCGTTGGTGCCGCCTCAAAGACAACCAGCTGCTGCTCCACAAGGACCAGGACGACCTGAAGAGCCACATCGCTTCCTTGCCCCTGCGAGGCTGTGAGGTCATCCCAGGCCTCGACCACAAGCACCGCTTCGCCTTCCGCTTGCTCCGcaatggacaggaagtggccgtACTGGag GCGTCGTCATCGGAAGCCATGGGTCGATGGCTGGGGGTCCTATTGGCTGAGACTGGCTCCACCGCAGACCCGGCCACGTTGCACTACGACTACATCGACGTGGAGACCACCGCTAACGTCATCCAGCTGGCCAAGCAGTCCCTGTG TTTTACCAGCAAACGGGCCATCTCCCCTAACCCGTACTTGGACAACCCGGTCGGCAGCTACGCCCGCCCCagcggcacggcgctgcactaCGATGATGTGGCCATCGACGGAATG TCATCCAGTACCACCACAGGGGGGCGTCCACCGCAGGAAGCAGCACTGTACGAAAACACGGCCCCAAACAAGCCCTCTTCTCCCgctctttcttcttctgccaCCACAGCCGCTACGAGTCACTACCAAACACCCGTTTCCGACGTCTCCTCTAAGATCCTAACTCGTGATACTAAAAAGCAATACCCTGCTAAG CTAAAGGGGAAGATGGGAACGCCATCAAACGGCTCAGCATCCAAACACAAGGCTGATCCCAAACATCTGCAGAAGAAGAACGGACCTAGCGACGCGAACGGGACGGCATCTCTGAAACGCAACACCTCAA GTGCAGAGCAGGTTAAGTACGGCAAAAACCGCGTGGAGGCGGACGCCAAGCGACTGCAGGCCAAAGAGAACGAGCTGATGAAAAAGAAACACGAGATCCGGAACCATCTCACCAGTCTGAAGCAGGAGAGGAAGGACCTGCGTGGCACTCTTGAGGGGACGTCAG CAGGCAAGCGGTCGCAGGCCACCTTAGCGGAACGCCTGAAGAAGGTGGAGTCGGAGTGCAGACAGAAGGAGGAAGAGCGAGTCAACCTGGAGCTGGAGCTCACGGAGGTCAAAGGCAGCCTGAAGAAGGCCCTGAACGGAGGAGTCACCCTGGGCCTGACCATAGAACCGAAAACGGGATCCTCTGCCGTCCAG TCACCTGCTGCAACACGACGGGCGCAGGAGTCGGCGGCCTTCTCCAGTTGCGACACCAGCGACGCCGAGATGTGCTTGCCAGTTAATAGCGCTACACTGCTCCGACGCCAACCGCTGGGCATCCAGAAGGCGTCGCCAGTCCGAGGTCACGTCCTGAGGAAAGCCAAG GAATGGGAACAGAAGAGTGGAACATAA
- the afap1 gene encoding actin filament-associated protein 1 isoform X5, whose protein sequence is MEELVHELRLFLQLLDREYLSAGIREKKTHLSNILNRVISEKELLCKPDIHTGLPAPPQMPLPEIPHPWLPPNAGPPPLPSSSLPEGYYEEAVPLSPGKAPEYITSNFDSDAMSSSYESYDEEEEDDKGQKMRHQWPSEEASMDLVKDAHICAFLLRKKRFGQWSKLLCVIKDNKLLCYKSSKDHTPQMELTLTGCSITHVPKDGKKKRHELRIVHQGADALVLAVQSQEQAEQWLKIMREVCGSGMSELDRSGSPVYKAELEKKSSCDRPSSDGEATPENGHVDKDKDKDNAKGKKNSKSEQKTGTAGKGTGMKITKIIGLGKKKPSMDEQTSSAEEDVPTCGYLNVLSNNRWRERWCRLKDNQLLLHKDQDDLKSHIASLPLRGCEVIPGLDHKHRFAFRLLRNGQEVAVLEASSSEAMGRWLGVLLAETGSTADPATLHYDYIDVETTANVIQLAKQSLCFTSKRAISPNPYLDNPVGSYARPSGTALHYDDVAIDGMSSSTTTGGRPPQEAALYENTAPNKPSSPALSSSATTAATSHYQTPVSDVSSKILTRDTKKQYPAKLKGKMGTPSNGSASKHKADPKHLQKKNGPSDANGTASLKRNTSSAEQVKYGKNRVEADAKRLQAKENELMKKKHEIRNHLTSLKQERKDLRGTLEGTSAGKRSQATLAERLKKVESECRQKEEERVNLELELTEVKGSLKKALNGGVTLGLTIEPKTGSSAVQSPAATRRAQESAAFSSCDTSDAEMCLPVNSATLLRRQPLGIQKASPVRGHVLRKAKEWEQKSGT, encoded by the exons ATGGAGGAGTTGGTGCACGAGCTCCGCCTGTTCCTCCAACTTCTAGATCGGGAGTATCTTAGCGCCGGAATCCGAGAGAAGAAAACACACCTCTCCAACATCCTCAACAGGGTCATCTCCGAGAAAG AGCTGTTATGTAAGCCAGACATCCACACTGGACTGCCCGCCCCGCCTCAGATGCCACTGCCTGAAATCCCTCACCCGTGGCTG CCCCCAAATGCCGGCCCGCCACCTTTGCCAAGCTCCTCTCTTCCAGAAGGTTACTATGAGGAAGCCGTCCCGTTAAGTCCTGGGAAAGCCCCGGAATACATCACCTCCA ATTTTGATTCTGACGCCATGAGCAGCTCCTACGAGTCATacgacgaggaagaggaggacgacAAGGGCCAGAAGATGCGCCACCAGTGGCCATCTGAGGAGGCGTCTATGGATTTAGTGAAAGACGCCCACATCTGCGCCTTCTTACTGCGGAAGAAACGCTTCGGACAGTGGTCCAAGCTCCTCTGCGTCATTAAGGATAACAAACTTCTG TGCTACAAATCGTCCAAAGACCACACCCCACAGATGGAGCTAACCCTGACGGGCTGCAGCATCACCCACGTCCCCAAAGACGGCAAGAAGAAGAGACACGAACTGAGGATtgtccaccagggggcggaTGCGCTGGTGCTGGCCGTCCAGAGTCAAGAACAGGCAGAGCAGTGGCTCAAG ATCATGAGAGAGGTGTGTGGCAGTGGGATGTCGGAACTGGACCGCTCCGGATCCCCCGTATACAAAGCTGAGCTGGAAAAG AAATCGTCGTGTGACAGACCAAGCTCAGATGGCGAAGCAACGCCTGAGAATGGACACGTGGACAAGGACAAGGACAAGGACAACG CGAAAGGCAAGAAGAATTCCAAGTCAGAGCAGAAGACCGGAACAGCTGGAAAGGGCACCGGGATGAAGATCACCAAGATCATCGGTCTGGGCAAGAAAAAACCTTCGATGGATGAGCAGACCTCATCAGCGGAGGAAGACGTACCAACTTGTG GGTACCTGAACGTGCTGTCCAACAACCGCTGGCGGGAGCGTTGGTGCCGCCTCAAAGACAACCAGCTGCTGCTCCACAAGGACCAGGACGACCTGAAGAGCCACATCGCTTCCTTGCCCCTGCGAGGCTGTGAGGTCATCCCAGGCCTCGACCACAAGCACCGCTTCGCCTTCCGCTTGCTCCGcaatggacaggaagtggccgtACTGGag GCGTCGTCATCGGAAGCCATGGGTCGATGGCTGGGGGTCCTATTGGCTGAGACTGGCTCCACCGCAGACCCGGCCACGTTGCACTACGACTACATCGACGTGGAGACCACCGCTAACGTCATCCAGCTGGCCAAGCAGTCCCTGTG TTTTACCAGCAAACGGGCCATCTCCCCTAACCCGTACTTGGACAACCCGGTCGGCAGCTACGCCCGCCCCagcggcacggcgctgcactaCGATGATGTGGCCATCGACGGAATG TCATCCAGTACCACCACAGGGGGGCGTCCACCGCAGGAAGCAGCACTGTACGAAAACACGGCCCCAAACAAGCCCTCTTCTCCCgctctttcttcttctgccaCCACAGCCGCTACGAGTCACTACCAAACACCCGTTTCCGACGTCTCCTCTAAGATCCTAACTCGTGATACTAAAAAGCAATACCCTGCTAAG CTAAAGGGGAAGATGGGAACGCCATCAAACGGCTCAGCATCCAAACACAAGGCTGATCCCAAACATCTGCAGAAGAAGAACGGACCTAGCGACGCGAACGGGACGGCATCTCTGAAACGCAACACCTCAA GTGCAGAGCAGGTTAAGTACGGCAAAAACCGCGTGGAGGCGGACGCCAAGCGACTGCAGGCCAAAGAGAACGAGCTGATGAAAAAGAAACACGAGATCCGGAACCATCTCACCAGTCTGAAGCAGGAGAGGAAGGACCTGCGTGGCACTCTTGAGGGGACGTCAG CAGGCAAGCGGTCGCAGGCCACCTTAGCGGAACGCCTGAAGAAGGTGGAGTCGGAGTGCAGACAGAAGGAGGAAGAGCGAGTCAACCTGGAGCTGGAGCTCACGGAGGTCAAAGGCAGCCTGAAGAAGGCCCTGAACGGAGGAGTCACCCTGGGCCTGACCATAGAACCGAAAACGGGATCCTCTGCCGTCCAG TCACCTGCTGCAACACGACGGGCGCAGGAGTCGGCGGCCTTCTCCAGTTGCGACACCAGCGACGCCGAGATGTGCTTGCCAGTTAATAGCGCTACACTGCTCCGACGCCAACCGCTGGGCATCCAGAAGGCGTCGCCAGTCCGAGGTCACGTCCTGAGGAAAGCCAAG GAATGGGAACAGAAGAGTGGAACATAA
- the afap1 gene encoding actin filament-associated protein 1 isoform X4, with translation MATYGAMEELVHELRLFLQLLDREYLSAGIREKKTHLSNILNRVISEKELLCKPDIHTGLPAPPQMPLPEIPHPWLPPNAGPPPLPSSSLPEGYYEEAVPLSPGKAPEYITSNFDSDAMSSSYESYDEEEEDDKGQKMRHQWPSEEASMDLVKDAHICAFLLRKKRFGQWSKLLCVIKDNKLLCYKSSKDHTPQMELTLTGCSITHVPKDGKKKRHELRIVHQGADALVLAVQSQEQAEQWLKIMREVCGSGMSELDRSGSPVYKAELEKKSSCDRPSSDGEATPENGHVDKDKDKDNAKGKKNSKSEQKTGTAGKGTGMKITKIIGLGKKKPSMDEQTSSAEEDVPTCGYLNVLSNNRWRERWCRLKDNQLLLHKDQDDLKSHIASLPLRGCEVIPGLDHKHRFAFRLLRNGQEVAVLEASSSEAMGRWLGVLLAETGSTADPATLHYDYIDVETTANVIQLAKQSLCFTSKRAISPNPYLDNPVGSYARPSGTALHYDDVAIDGMSSSTTTGGRPPQEAALYENTAPNKPSSPALSSSATTAATSHYQTPVSDVSSKILTRDTKKQYPAKLKGKMGTPSNGSASKHKADPKHLQKKNGPSDANGTASLKRNTSSAEQVKYGKNRVEADAKRLQAKENELMKKKHEIRNHLTSLKQERKDLRGTLEGTSAGKRSQATLAERLKKVESECRQKEEERVNLELELTEVKGSLKKALNGGVTLGLTIEPKTGSSAVQSPAATRRAQESAAFSSCDTSDAEMCLPVNSATLLRRQPLGIQKASPVRGHVLRKAKEWEQKSGT, from the exons ATGGCAACTTATGGAG CAATGGAGGAGTTGGTGCACGAGCTCCGCCTGTTCCTCCAACTTCTAGATCGGGAGTATCTTAGCGCCGGAATCCGAGAGAAGAAAACACACCTCTCCAACATCCTCAACAGGGTCATCTCCGAGAAAG AGCTGTTATGTAAGCCAGACATCCACACTGGACTGCCCGCCCCGCCTCAGATGCCACTGCCTGAAATCCCTCACCCGTGGCTG CCCCCAAATGCCGGCCCGCCACCTTTGCCAAGCTCCTCTCTTCCAGAAGGTTACTATGAGGAAGCCGTCCCGTTAAGTCCTGGGAAAGCCCCGGAATACATCACCTCCA ATTTTGATTCTGACGCCATGAGCAGCTCCTACGAGTCATacgacgaggaagaggaggacgacAAGGGCCAGAAGATGCGCCACCAGTGGCCATCTGAGGAGGCGTCTATGGATTTAGTGAAAGACGCCCACATCTGCGCCTTCTTACTGCGGAAGAAACGCTTCGGACAGTGGTCCAAGCTCCTCTGCGTCATTAAGGATAACAAACTTCTG TGCTACAAATCGTCCAAAGACCACACCCCACAGATGGAGCTAACCCTGACGGGCTGCAGCATCACCCACGTCCCCAAAGACGGCAAGAAGAAGAGACACGAACTGAGGATtgtccaccagggggcggaTGCGCTGGTGCTGGCCGTCCAGAGTCAAGAACAGGCAGAGCAGTGGCTCAAG ATCATGAGAGAGGTGTGTGGCAGTGGGATGTCGGAACTGGACCGCTCCGGATCCCCCGTATACAAAGCTGAGCTGGAAAAG AAATCGTCGTGTGACAGACCAAGCTCAGATGGCGAAGCAACGCCTGAGAATGGACACGTGGACAAGGACAAGGACAAGGACAACG CGAAAGGCAAGAAGAATTCCAAGTCAGAGCAGAAGACCGGAACAGCTGGAAAGGGCACCGGGATGAAGATCACCAAGATCATCGGTCTGGGCAAGAAAAAACCTTCGATGGATGAGCAGACCTCATCAGCGGAGGAAGACGTACCAACTTGTG GGTACCTGAACGTGCTGTCCAACAACCGCTGGCGGGAGCGTTGGTGCCGCCTCAAAGACAACCAGCTGCTGCTCCACAAGGACCAGGACGACCTGAAGAGCCACATCGCTTCCTTGCCCCTGCGAGGCTGTGAGGTCATCCCAGGCCTCGACCACAAGCACCGCTTCGCCTTCCGCTTGCTCCGcaatggacaggaagtggccgtACTGGag GCGTCGTCATCGGAAGCCATGGGTCGATGGCTGGGGGTCCTATTGGCTGAGACTGGCTCCACCGCAGACCCGGCCACGTTGCACTACGACTACATCGACGTGGAGACCACCGCTAACGTCATCCAGCTGGCCAAGCAGTCCCTGTG TTTTACCAGCAAACGGGCCATCTCCCCTAACCCGTACTTGGACAACCCGGTCGGCAGCTACGCCCGCCCCagcggcacggcgctgcactaCGATGATGTGGCCATCGACGGAATG TCATCCAGTACCACCACAGGGGGGCGTCCACCGCAGGAAGCAGCACTGTACGAAAACACGGCCCCAAACAAGCCCTCTTCTCCCgctctttcttcttctgccaCCACAGCCGCTACGAGTCACTACCAAACACCCGTTTCCGACGTCTCCTCTAAGATCCTAACTCGTGATACTAAAAAGCAATACCCTGCTAAG CTAAAGGGGAAGATGGGAACGCCATCAAACGGCTCAGCATCCAAACACAAGGCTGATCCCAAACATCTGCAGAAGAAGAACGGACCTAGCGACGCGAACGGGACGGCATCTCTGAAACGCAACACCTCAA GTGCAGAGCAGGTTAAGTACGGCAAAAACCGCGTGGAGGCGGACGCCAAGCGACTGCAGGCCAAAGAGAACGAGCTGATGAAAAAGAAACACGAGATCCGGAACCATCTCACCAGTCTGAAGCAGGAGAGGAAGGACCTGCGTGGCACTCTTGAGGGGACGTCAG CAGGCAAGCGGTCGCAGGCCACCTTAGCGGAACGCCTGAAGAAGGTGGAGTCGGAGTGCAGACAGAAGGAGGAAGAGCGAGTCAACCTGGAGCTGGAGCTCACGGAGGTCAAAGGCAGCCTGAAGAAGGCCCTGAACGGAGGAGTCACCCTGGGCCTGACCATAGAACCGAAAACGGGATCCTCTGCCGTCCAG TCACCTGCTGCAACACGACGGGCGCAGGAGTCGGCGGCCTTCTCCAGTTGCGACACCAGCGACGCCGAGATGTGCTTGCCAGTTAATAGCGCTACACTGCTCCGACGCCAACCGCTGGGCATCCAGAAGGCGTCGCCAGTCCGAGGTCACGTCCTGAGGAAAGCCAAG GAATGGGAACAGAAGAGTGGAACATAA
- the afap1 gene encoding actin filament-associated protein 1 isoform X2 — protein sequence MRSDPVLFTSSGAMEELVHELRLFLQLLDREYLSAGIREKKTHLSNILNRVISEKELLCKPDIHTGLPAPPQMPLPEIPHPWLPPNAGPPPLPSSSLPEGYYEEAVPLSPGKAPEYITSNFDSDAMSSSYESYDEEEEDDKGQKMRHQWPSEEASMDLVKDAHICAFLLRKKRFGQWSKLLCVIKDNKLLCYKSSKDHTPQMELTLTGCSITHVPKDGKKKRHELRIVHQGADALVLAVQSQEQAEQWLKIMREVCGSGMSELDRSGSPVYKAELEKKSSCDRPSSDGEATPENGHVDKDKDKDNAKGKKNSKSEQKTGTAGKGTGMKITKIIGLGKKKPSMDEQTSSAEEDVPTCGYLNVLSNNRWRERWCRLKDNQLLLHKDQDDLKSHIASLPLRGCEVIPGLDHKHRFAFRLLRNGQEVAVLEASSSEAMGRWLGVLLAETGSTADPATLHYDYIDVETTANVIQLAKQSLCFTSKRAISPNPYLDNPVGSYARPSGTALHYDDVAIDGMSSSTTTGGRPPQEAALYENTAPNKPSSPALSSSATTAATSHYQTPVSDVSSKILTRDTKKQYPAKLKGKMGTPSNGSASKHKADPKHLQKKNGPSDANGTASLKRNTSSAEQVKYGKNRVEADAKRLQAKENELMKKKHEIRNHLTSLKQERKDLRGTLEGTSGKRSQATLAERLKKVESECRQKEEERVNLELELTEVKGSLKKALNGGVTLGLTIEPKTGSSAVQSPAATRRAQESAAFSSCDTSDAEMCLPVNSATLLRRQPLGIQKASPVRGHVLRKAKEWEQKSGT from the exons ATGAGGAGCGATCCTGTACTTTTTACTTCCAGCGGGG CAATGGAGGAGTTGGTGCACGAGCTCCGCCTGTTCCTCCAACTTCTAGATCGGGAGTATCTTAGCGCCGGAATCCGAGAGAAGAAAACACACCTCTCCAACATCCTCAACAGGGTCATCTCCGAGAAAG AGCTGTTATGTAAGCCAGACATCCACACTGGACTGCCCGCCCCGCCTCAGATGCCACTGCCTGAAATCCCTCACCCGTGGCTG CCCCCAAATGCCGGCCCGCCACCTTTGCCAAGCTCCTCTCTTCCAGAAGGTTACTATGAGGAAGCCGTCCCGTTAAGTCCTGGGAAAGCCCCGGAATACATCACCTCCA ATTTTGATTCTGACGCCATGAGCAGCTCCTACGAGTCATacgacgaggaagaggaggacgacAAGGGCCAGAAGATGCGCCACCAGTGGCCATCTGAGGAGGCGTCTATGGATTTAGTGAAAGACGCCCACATCTGCGCCTTCTTACTGCGGAAGAAACGCTTCGGACAGTGGTCCAAGCTCCTCTGCGTCATTAAGGATAACAAACTTCTG TGCTACAAATCGTCCAAAGACCACACCCCACAGATGGAGCTAACCCTGACGGGCTGCAGCATCACCCACGTCCCCAAAGACGGCAAGAAGAAGAGACACGAACTGAGGATtgtccaccagggggcggaTGCGCTGGTGCTGGCCGTCCAGAGTCAAGAACAGGCAGAGCAGTGGCTCAAG ATCATGAGAGAGGTGTGTGGCAGTGGGATGTCGGAACTGGACCGCTCCGGATCCCCCGTATACAAAGCTGAGCTGGAAAAG AAATCGTCGTGTGACAGACCAAGCTCAGATGGCGAAGCAACGCCTGAGAATGGACACGTGGACAAGGACAAGGACAAGGACAACG CGAAAGGCAAGAAGAATTCCAAGTCAGAGCAGAAGACCGGAACAGCTGGAAAGGGCACCGGGATGAAGATCACCAAGATCATCGGTCTGGGCAAGAAAAAACCTTCGATGGATGAGCAGACCTCATCAGCGGAGGAAGACGTACCAACTTGTG GGTACCTGAACGTGCTGTCCAACAACCGCTGGCGGGAGCGTTGGTGCCGCCTCAAAGACAACCAGCTGCTGCTCCACAAGGACCAGGACGACCTGAAGAGCCACATCGCTTCCTTGCCCCTGCGAGGCTGTGAGGTCATCCCAGGCCTCGACCACAAGCACCGCTTCGCCTTCCGCTTGCTCCGcaatggacaggaagtggccgtACTGGag GCGTCGTCATCGGAAGCCATGGGTCGATGGCTGGGGGTCCTATTGGCTGAGACTGGCTCCACCGCAGACCCGGCCACGTTGCACTACGACTACATCGACGTGGAGACCACCGCTAACGTCATCCAGCTGGCCAAGCAGTCCCTGTG TTTTACCAGCAAACGGGCCATCTCCCCTAACCCGTACTTGGACAACCCGGTCGGCAGCTACGCCCGCCCCagcggcacggcgctgcactaCGATGATGTGGCCATCGACGGAATG TCATCCAGTACCACCACAGGGGGGCGTCCACCGCAGGAAGCAGCACTGTACGAAAACACGGCCCCAAACAAGCCCTCTTCTCCCgctctttcttcttctgccaCCACAGCCGCTACGAGTCACTACCAAACACCCGTTTCCGACGTCTCCTCTAAGATCCTAACTCGTGATACTAAAAAGCAATACCCTGCTAAG CTAAAGGGGAAGATGGGAACGCCATCAAACGGCTCAGCATCCAAACACAAGGCTGATCCCAAACATCTGCAGAAGAAGAACGGACCTAGCGACGCGAACGGGACGGCATCTCTGAAACGCAACACCTCAA GTGCAGAGCAGGTTAAGTACGGCAAAAACCGCGTGGAGGCGGACGCCAAGCGACTGCAGGCCAAAGAGAACGAGCTGATGAAAAAGAAACACGAGATCCGGAACCATCTCACCAGTCTGAAGCAGGAGAGGAAGGACCTGCGTGGCACTCTTGAGGGGACGTCAG GCAAGCGGTCGCAGGCCACCTTAGCGGAACGCCTGAAGAAGGTGGAGTCGGAGTGCAGACAGAAGGAGGAAGAGCGAGTCAACCTGGAGCTGGAGCTCACGGAGGTCAAAGGCAGCCTGAAGAAGGCCCTGAACGGAGGAGTCACCCTGGGCCTGACCATAGAACCGAAAACGGGATCCTCTGCCGTCCAG TCACCTGCTGCAACACGACGGGCGCAGGAGTCGGCGGCCTTCTCCAGTTGCGACACCAGCGACGCCGAGATGTGCTTGCCAGTTAATAGCGCTACACTGCTCCGACGCCAACCGCTGGGCATCCAGAAGGCGTCGCCAGTCCGAGGTCACGTCCTGAGGAAAGCCAAG GAATGGGAACAGAAGAGTGGAACATAA